A genomic region of Neisseria cinerea contains the following coding sequences:
- a CDS encoding MJ0042-type zinc finger domain-containing protein — MPACFCPHCKTRLWVKETQLNVAQGFVVCQKCEGMFKAKDHLASTKEPIFNDLPEAVSDVKLVHRIGTHAIGKKQISRDEIADILNGGTTLNDTPPASAAAPASPRIAEPSAAPVRQEGFNWTIAALFAFIVLIMQLFYLTLL; from the coding sequence ATGCCCGCCTGTTTCTGCCCCCACTGCAAAACCCGTCTCTGGGTCAAAGAAACCCAGCTCAATGTCGCCCAAGGCTTCGTCGTCTGCCAAAAATGCGAAGGGATGTTTAAAGCCAAAGACCATCTGGCAAGCACGAAAGAACCTATATTCAACGATTTGCCCGAGGCTGTTTCGGATGTCAAACTCGTTCACCGCATCGGCACGCACGCCATTGGCAAGAAACAGATTTCCCGCGACGAAATCGCCGATATCCTCAACGGCGGTACAACCCTGAACGATACGCCGCCTGCGTCTGCCGCCGCCCCTGCGTCCCCCCGGATTGCCGAGCCGTCCGCCGCCCCTGTACGTCAGGAAGGGTTCAACTGGACTATTGCAGCCCTGTTTGCCTTTATCGTCCTTATCATGCAGCTTTTCTACCTCACGCTCTTATAA
- a CDS encoding prolyl oligopeptidase family serine peptidase, producing the protein MKSYPDTYLHFENLESPETQNFAAEANDETRARFLENDKARALSDGILAQMQDTRQIPFCQEHRARMYHFHQDAEYPKGVYRVCTAATYRSGYPEWKILFSVADFDELLGDNVYLGGVSHLVEKPNRALLTLSKSGGDTAYTLEVDLEAGELVEGGFHFPAGKNHVSWRDENSVWVCPAWDERQLTESGYPREVWLVERGKSFEESLPVYQIGEDGMMVNAWRYLDPQGSPIDLIEASDGFYTKTYLQVSAEGKAKPLNLPNDCDVVGYLAGHLLLTLRKDWNRTNQSYPSGALVAVKLNRGELGAAQLLFAPDETQALESVETTKRFVVASLLENVQGRLKAWRFTDGKWQEAELPRLPSGALEMTDQPWGGDVVYLAASDFTTPLTLFALDLNVMELTVMRRQPQQFVSDGIEVRQFWAVSSDGERIPYFHVGKNAASDTPTLVYAYGGFGVPELPHYLGSIGKYWLEEGNAFVLANIRGGGEFGPRWHQAAQGISKHKSVDDLLAVVRDLSERGMSSPQHIGLQGGSNGGLITAAAFVREPQSIGALVCEVPLTDMIRYPLLSAGSSWTDEYGNPQKYEVCKRWLGELSPYHNLSDGINYPPALITTSLSDDRVHPAHALKFYAKLRETSAQSWLYAPDGGGHTGNGTQRESADELACVLLFLKEFLG; encoded by the coding sequence ATGAAATCCTACCCCGATACCTATCTCCATTTCGAAAACCTCGAATCTCCCGAAACGCAAAACTTTGCTGCTGAAGCGAATGACGAAACGCGTGCGCGTTTTTTAGAAAACGACAAGGCGCGCGCATTGTCCGACGGCATTTTGGCGCAGATGCAGGACACGCGGCAGATTCCGTTTTGTCAGGAACACCGCGCGCGGATGTACCATTTCCATCAGGACGCGGAATATCCGAAAGGCGTGTACCGCGTATGTACCGCGGCGACGTACCGTTCCGGCTATCCCGAGTGGAAAATCCTGTTTTCGGTGGCGGATTTCGACGAGTTGCTCGGCGACAATGTGTATTTGGGCGGCGTGTCGCACTTGGTGGAAAAGCCCAACCGCGCGCTATTGACTTTGAGTAAATCGGGCGGCGATACGGCGTACACGCTGGAAGTGGATTTGGAAGCAGGGGAGTTGGTAGAAGGCGGTTTTCACTTTCCGGCAGGCAAAAACCATGTGTCGTGGCGCGATGAAAACAGCGTGTGGGTGTGTCCGGCTTGGGACGAACGCCAGTTGACCGAATCGGGCTATCCGCGCGAAGTATGGCTGGTGGAACGCGGCAAAAGTTTCGAGGAAAGCCTGCCGGTGTACCAAATCGGCGAAGACGGCATGATGGTGAACGCGTGGCGTTATCTCGATCCGCAAGGTTCGCCGATTGATTTGATTGAAGCGTCTGACGGTTTTTACACCAAAACCTATTTGCAGGTCTCAGCCGAAGGCAAAGCGAAACCGTTAAACCTGCCCAACGATTGCGACGTGGTCGGCTATCTGGCCGGACATCTTTTGCTGACGCTGCGTAAAGACTGGAACCGCACGAACCAAAGCTATCCGAGCGGCGCATTGGTGGCGGTGAAGCTGAATCGGGGCGAACTCGGGGCGGCGCAGCTTTTGTTTGCGCCCGATGAAACGCAGGCATTGGAAAGCGTGGAAACGACCAAGCGTTTTGTGGTGGCGAGCCTGCTGGAAAACGTACAAGGCCGTCTGAAAGCGTGGCGGTTTACCGACGGCAAATGGCAGGAAGCCGAGTTGCCGCGCCTGCCTTCGGGCGCGCTGGAAATGACCGACCAGCCTTGGGGCGGCGACGTGGTTTACCTTGCCGCCAGCGATTTCACCACGCCGCTGACGCTGTTTGCGCTGGATTTGAACGTGATGGAACTGACCGTCATGCGCCGCCAGCCGCAGCAGTTCGTTTCAGACGGCATCGAAGTGCGGCAGTTTTGGGCGGTGTCGTCCGACGGCGAGCGTATTCCTTATTTCCATGTCGGCAAAAACGCCGCGTCCGATACGCCGACGCTGGTCTATGCCTACGGCGGTTTCGGCGTGCCCGAGCTGCCGCATTATCTGGGCAGCATCGGCAAATACTGGCTGGAAGAGGGCAACGCCTTCGTGTTGGCGAACATACGCGGCGGCGGCGAGTTCGGCCCGCGCTGGCATCAGGCGGCACAGGGAATCAGCAAACACAAAAGCGTCGACGATTTGCTTGCCGTCGTGCGCGATTTGTCCGAACGCGGCATGAGTTCGCCCCAACACATCGGTTTGCAGGGCGGCAGCAACGGCGGCCTGATTACCGCTGCCGCCTTCGTGCGCGAACCGCAAAGCATCGGCGCGCTGGTGTGCGAAGTGCCGCTGACCGATATGATCCGTTATCCGCTGCTGTCTGCCGGTTCAAGCTGGACGGACGAATACGGCAATCCGCAGAAATACGAAGTCTGCAAACGCTGGCTGGGCGAATTGTCGCCGTATCACAATCTTTCAGACGGCATCAATTATCCGCCTGCGCTCATTACCACCAGCCTCAGCGACGACCGCGTCCATCCCGCCCACGCGCTCAAGTTCTACGCCAAATTGCGTGAAACCTCCGCACAATCTTGGCTTTACGCTCCCGACGGCGGCGGCCATACCGGCAACGGTACGCAACGCGAATCCGCCGACGAACTTGCCTGCGTATTGCTGTTTTTGAAAGAGTTTTTGGGGTAG